The nucleotide window ATACAAACGCCACATTAATAAAACTTGTACGAACGGAACAAAAGGAATTTAACTATAAAAACTCTCTTCACtatgatgatataaacCTGAAtactataaaaaaatatttcatcaAGTTGTGATACCACTAACATTTTATGACCTACATGtcatatgaataaataaaaataaattttatatatatgcacCTCTCAcgtgtatatataatatatatatatatatatgattatatgtATACCATTTCGTATTTTTTTNNNNNNNNNNNNNNNNNNNNNNNNNNNNNNNNNNNNNNNNNNNNNNNNNNNNNNNNNNNNNNNNNNNNNNNNNNNNNNNNNNNNNNNNNNNNNNNNNNNNcttttttttttttttttttttttttttttttttttttttttcctcgACGAAAAATGGTTAAGATAgggaaaaaattaaaaggCTTTAATGAGGGGATACCTAAATTAAacacaaatataaatgataagataataaatgagaaagaagaaaatgatgCAGAAGAAAGAGAAAGACAACgtgaaaaatataaaaatgaaaaagagCATGAACTAAACGAAATGATATTCGAACATGACGATCAACAACACATACATGAACAATATCGCAAATTGtatttagaaaatataaaagattccaaaatatatatacatgatgatttacaatattatttagaaaaaaataatattccAACATTGTTAGTATTACTtctatataaaatattaatagaGAAACCTGAGAATGtcataaaatttataattgatcaaatatatgtttttctttttacaaaaaccgaaacaaacaaaaaacGTGCTTTATTAAAACCTTTGGAATGCACATTTCTACAATCGTGTgaagaaaaggaaaaaaaaaaaaaaaaggaacaacatgaaaataatatgataaattCGTTGGATGAACAAATGAATCCTTCATTCCATGAATCAATAAATGATGCACTTCAAAATAATGTgcttcaaaaaaataacgATATAATAGAATCCATAAATTATGAATCCTTCATAAAACAACATTTTTTTGGTCTCGATAATATATTAGAGGTGGTCGATTTTCttaaaatagaaaatacagaagaaatttattataataatcttatacatattattaaaaatttccAAAATCCTATAAATAATCAAATATTACAAAGAGAAAATATGTCATATGGACAAACTATATCTTTAAATAAGGCATTATGTTTATCTGAAACAATATACAacaattatttttataattaacaATAATGTTATTTAACCATACACAATTATATGTCTATTATattgcatatatatatatatatatatatatatatatatattgtcaatatataacatatcagcataatataagaaatattacACTCATCAcaacaaaaacaaaaataaaaataataaattaaatactttactaaaataattttaaaataaataaatataaatataaacatatatatattaaatataacatatgCAATCACACATATCATTAAGGTGTcaatatgtatatatatatatatatatatatatatttttttttttttttttttttttttttcataaaaatttagAAATCTACGAATCATTAATTTTCTCTAAACTTTTTTGAAAGGTAATTTTTGTTTGCGGTTTTGGGTCAGGTGGCAAGCACTGCATCTGCATCctataataaaaagaataaaatatataatatataaagtattcatatatatatatatatatacacattttaaaaaattcatatttttaatatattacttaTTTGATGAAtcctttatattattatcccCTCTTAATGATTTCAAGGTAGTAACATTATTCCTTTGATCCTTGTTATTTTCCTTTGTACTCAtatccttttttaattGCGTTCTGTTTCCTAAACCTAAATTAGGTGGCATCATAAAATCCAATGACTTTGATGtaaattcatttattaaGTCTACAGAATTTATATCACTCATTTGCTCATCTATTTTTTCACCATCATTATGTTTATTAGTATACAtttcattaatttttaataattttgaataataatttttttttgaattttcATTATCTCCTGATATACTCTCATTTTCATTTGACATGTTATAATTACTATCTGTTTTTTCTTGATAaatttcttcattattaaaaaattcatttataacattatgtatattaacTTGTTTCTGTAATTCATCttcaattttatataactcATCATTTGTATCTTTCCtttctattattttataatcatcatcatttttcTCCCATATTTTACTATTTATTAaactattaatatatatttcatcataactataaaaatcataatcatcatttacaatattctttttttcagAATCTGCTCTTTCCAAGTTTCTTTgttctttttcattatctCCTTTTTCATCATATGTTTCCTTATGTTCAAAAGAAAATGTTGATGATTCATTCTTATCATATacattatcattaatatgactactttttattttatcacTATTTATCTCATTCATAGAAATATAATGTACATCAGTTTTATTGTGCATATTATCATTCGATATTTCACCATTTATGTTCTCAACTTGTTTTAGTACATCATTCTGTAAATTGATTTGtacattattttgtatatcGTTCTGTTCCTCCCTTTGTACCTCCTTTTCTATCTTATCAGCTTCTTCATATTCAACTTCCTTACACATATTAACAGATCCCATATCATTAATCAATTGTGAATTATTATTCCTATTCATTTTATTCGAATTCAAATTTTGATTCGTTCTTGTGTCTCTccactttttttttattatacttTTACTTATTTGGTTTACTGTATTTATATCCATATCATTATTACTAGCCACATTTTCAGTACTGTTTCTACTTTGTTCACTTATATTTGAACCCACCccatatttattattcatcAATACTTCATTTTCGCAAATACTTAATGCaccatttttattaagCTCATTAATGTTAGTCGTCGGCACACTGCTACTATTATTAAGATCctctttattattacctGAACCGTTCATATAACTTTTATCCACATCCTtgttaaaatttttattatcaccTGAACCGTTCATATAACTTTTATCCACATCCTtgttaaaatttttattatcaccTGAACCGTTCATATAACTTTTATCCACATCCTtgttaaaatttttattattacctGAACAATTTTTCGTAGAAGAATGGTTGTTCAATTGATCATTCTTCAGTTCTTCATCACATTTTGACAAATATCCATGAGATACAAATGTTTTCTTTGTCAGATGTCTATTGTTAAAAAATGGAGAGGTTTTCTTATCATTCGATTTATCATTAGAAaagttatttttttgtagcTGATTTATGGTGAGTTGTTTATTTTCATTGTTTATAAGTGTATTACAATTGTGTTGACATTTCAATATTTGGttaaagataataatatttttattttttctcaCAATGAATGCATTGGAtgcattattattatatttgttacAATAATTTTTAGCTGAAAAGAGGGTTAGCAATTTTCTTTTGtaagaatatttatatccTTCTTGAACACATTCATGTCCTCTTATAATTAGTTTGAGTTGgttattttttaagaaatCATTAAGTCTATGTTTTCCAAATTTGAATGTGATATTTCCTCTTCTAGATGGGATTATATCATAAGTAgatgaattttttaataattgtaaatctagttcatcattataattaatagGATCCGACCACAAAGTGtctataataatttttttgacatgttcacttttattattactatatcTATCTACATTTTGTGGAATTAAAATAGgtttatgtatatgttGATAATCTGAAATG belongs to Plasmodium reichenowi strain SY57 chromosome 10, whole genome shotgun sequence and includes:
- a CDS encoding hypothetical protein (conserved Plasmodium protein, unknown function), translated to MVKIGKKLKGFNEGIPKLNTNINDKIINEKEENDAEERERQREKYKNEKEHELNEMIFEHDDQQHIHEQYRKLYLENIKDSKIYIHDDLQYYLEKNNIPTLLVLLLYKILIEKPENVIKFIIDQIYVFLFTKTETNKKRALLKPLECTFLQSCEEKEKKKKKEQHENNMINSLDEQMNPSFHESINDALQNNVLQKNNDIIESINYESFIKQHFFGLDNILEVVDFLKIENTEEIYYNNLIHIIKNFQNPINNQILQRENMSYGQTISLNKALCLSETIYNNYFYN